A segment of the Candidatus Pelagisphaera phototrophica genome:
ACGCAAAACATCATAGCCCTCATCATATTGATTCTTATAACGATCACGCCAAGCTTGAGGAACTTGTATTGGGAAATGAGGTGCAGAGAAAGCGAGGTATGCAAAGAACGGCTGTTCACTGTCTTTGTTACCACCTATGTATTCAATTATCTTATCCGTGAACGTTTTCGTTGAAAAATAATCCTTCGGTAACTCCTTAACCACTTCCCAGTTCTCCCTATAAATGAAGGGTTCCGCACGGGCAATTCCGCCATGGGCACCACCATCCGGCGGAATTAGATGTAAGGCAGTACCCGTCAACTGGGCAAAGGACTGATCAAAACCACGGCCTGCCGGGATGTGCTCTTCAACCAAGGCCCGACCAAGGTCCCATTTGCCTGTCATATAAGTGTGGTAACCCGCATCCTGAAGGATTTCCGGTAAAGCCGCAACGCGCTGACTCAAGTATCCGGCGTACTCCGGTGTGCCGTAACCAATGGCTTCTCTGTTCGGTGCTAAGCCATTATCAAATACGCGCATGAGCTCCATGGAACCTATTCCGGCTTCGTGATTGTCCATTCCCGACATGAGCATAGCCCGGGTTGGTGCACATACCGGTGCCGTATGAAAGTTGGCCAGGCGTATACCGGATTCTGCCAAGTCATCAAGGTGAGGTGTTTTAATTTCGCCGCCAAACGATCCAATATCGGTGAAGCCCATGTCATCGGCTACGATTAGTAAAATATTTGGGCGTTGATTTTGTGCACCAGCACAAATCCCAATGGTCCAGACAATCAGAATCAGAATTAGTTTTTTAAGGTACATATTTATATAATGTTGGAACAACCAGACATTGAAAAGAAATGTTCACAGGATAACCAGCTTACGGAATATATACTTCTCCCTTACTAATGATACGAGCGGTGCGAATGGCTCCCGTCTCATGAATTTCCAATTCGGAATTTTTCGAGGAAGATTTCAGACTCAGGGTAAATTGCCCAGATGGATGCTCTAGGATAACAGAGGCGAAGTCGTTTGGCACGTTAGCAATGCCCTCCGCAATTGACCCCGGAAGTAAGCCAACCACAGCGACTGAAAACGCGCCCATGACACCGATGGCCGCATGGCATTGATGGGGTATGAAGGTCCGAGTGTTCATCAAGCCGCCTGACCGTGGCGGTGAAAGCAAACACATCTTGGGCACGGTTAAGTGTGATACATCGCCTAAGTTCATTTTCGGACCCATTTGCAAGCGAATGGACTCGAGACGTTCCTTTAGGTCTTCATTGGAATCTAGCTCTTCTTTGCTTTCATAACCGGTGATTCCGAAATCCGTCACCCTGAGTGCCACGACTGGCATGCCGTTGTCGACGCAGGTAACCTGCACACCATCCACTTCATCCAAGACACTCCCAGTAGGTAGCAATTTTCCGCAGTTTATGCCAACGGTCTCGAGGTAGTTACAAATCACCGGTGCGCCTATTCCCTGAACCGCATCGACCTTCGCAGATCCCGCGACAGCAAGTTTGAAATCTGGAGTCTGTACCGTGACTTCGCACAATCCACCGTTGTTGACCATGTGGACAACTGCCTTGGTGGTCGGATCCGTTGGTGAAAGCATTCCGCTCTCGATTGCAAAATGAAGTAGCCCGGCAAGGATATTGCCACAACCTTGGGCTGCAGAAAGTCGGCCCTCTCCAACAACCACTTGCAAGAAAAGGTAATCCAAATCGGCGTCCTCACGTGCTGAGCGGCTCACCAATGCGACTTTAGCGGTCAGTAGATCGCCACCACCCAGTCCATCGATCTGCCGAATGTCACCAGGCCTGAGTCCTTCCATGGCTGCGAGGATAACTTTATCCCTCTCTTCACCAGATTCCGGAAGGTCGGCCGTATCGAAAAAGATGCCTTTGGAGCTACCACCCCGGATTTGCATATATGGAATTCGCGACGCCACTCTAGTACCCAAACTTTTTATCCCACTCGTAAATCTTTAAGGAGGTTTCCCCGGCATTGAGCCGGACTCTCACAGCGGCCTCCTTGTCCTCGCGGGCCTGGGCCTTTTCAATGGCTTCTTCAACTCTGTCCTGTGGAACAATGACCACTCCGTCCCTGTCGCCTACAGCAATGTCGCCCGGATGAATTGATATGTCTCCAATTGTAATCGGTTCGTTTAAACACCCTTCCGGGTCCTTACCTGTTCCTTTGATGCACAACCCTCGACAAAAAATAGGGAAGCCTAATTCTTCTATTGCATCAGCATCACGGATACAGGAGTCAATAACCAAGCCTGCCACGCCTTGTTTCATAGCTCCAGAGGTAAGCAAGTCTCCCCAGTAGCCCGCATCATAGGCGCCCGAGCAATCCGCCACAATGACGTCACCTGGTCTCGCGTAAGCATAGGCTCGGTGAAGATTAATATTCATGTGGGCCTTGCACTTAACTGTATAGGTCGGACCGCAAATCCGCATGGCGGGATGAAGCGGTTTAATCTGGCAAGGCAGGTCCCCGATTTGACCGAGAGCCTCGTGGAGAGTGGCCGTTCCGAATTGAGACAGTGTTTTTATTTGTTCGGCGGTTATCATGCTACTAGTCGAAATGAATGTCAGGGACGATAGTATCCAGAATGACAGGAACTTTGCTTTGAAAGGCCTCCGCGAATTTGACCGGTTTCTTCCCGGAAATTCGGCGAGCGTGGTTTCCGCGTCTGTCGCCCAATTCAGTGTAGTAGATTTGCAAATATGTCTGCGCTCGCATACAGGCCATGGCCGCCTTCTTTTTTTCGAATACCGAAGTGATATCGACATAGGTGTCGGGAACAAAGCCTGACAGTTCAGGTTGATGCGGCTCAAAGCTATACCAAAGAGGAGGAGTGATGGTTTTAAATGCTGCGTCGACACCGGCACCCGCTGAAAGCAATCGTGCCTTTTCCACTGTCTGACAGGTCAAGGGATGATCGGGATTAAAAGGATCTTTTGCGGAATGGGTCAGGATAACATTCGGTTCAAATTCGCGAATGATATCCGCCAATTGCTGAACGCGTTCGTCATTCACGACCATAGGGTAGTCGCCCCAATCCAGGCAGCGAAATTCGCAGCCTAATATTTCAGAAGCCTCGGCTGACATTTCATGTCTCAGTTGCTTCACATCTTCAATTGAACGATTGGGGTCCTCCTTCCAGAGTACCCCCGATTCCCCTCGCTCACCGTAGGAAAGAGTCAGGTTCAACACTTCGCCGCCCTGCTCCGCCGTTTTGGCAATGGTTCCGCCAGCTCTCCATACGAAGTCCGCAGCATGCGCTCCGACGACCAGTAGCTTTCTTTTGGTTTCCATAATATCGATCAGGCTCCAGGTTCAGACATTGTTCTCGGAATCTTCCGGCATCGGTGAGCCGCGGGTGTGAAAACTCTTAACGGTTTGCAGGCCCCAGGCCTGTCCTTTTTTGCGTTCGTCAAGGGACCAGACAATTGGTTTGTAATCGGGGTCCAAAACCAGGCGGGCCGTACTGTTTGCTATCTCCACTCTGTGGCCTCCTGGTTCAAAGAGGTATAGAAAAAAGGTTTGCTGAATAGCATGCTTGTGGGGCCCGGTTTCGATAGTAATACCATTTTCCAATGCAATATCCGCAGCAATCAGGACTTCTTCCCGGCTGTTGACCGCAAAAGTCACATGGTGGAATCTGCCTTTTGCTCCCTGCAGGTGATCTTCTGTAACAGCCAGGTCGTAAGACTTGGAATTGACCGAAAACCAGGCTCCCAATACCCTGTCCTCATCGGAAATAATGGTTTCCGTCAATCGACCTCCCAAGGTGTTGAGCTGGAAATCTTGAAAGGCAGCTACATCGGGAGCCAACAAATTTAAGTGATCGAGACGCCGCACATTCATACCTCTGCCGGGAAATTTGGAAGCGGTGTTTTTCAGAGCCGATGCGTCTTCCTTACTGGATTGGTATTTCTCAGATTCAAAATAGATTTCCGTCAACTGACCACTTGGCATTCTGAACTGGAAGCTGCGGCCTTGACCCAGATCTCCTTCCGTCCAGCCCAGACCGTGCCCTGTCGCTTCAATCGCCTTTGCTTTACATTCCAGAATCTCAGAACTTCTTAAACGCCAGGCATAGTGCCCCAGATCCGCATGGGTGTGCGCCGTCAATTTTAAAGTATGATGTTCGTAATCGTCGTAGGCACGCAGGTATACAGAATCACCTTTCTCATCGCTAATAGACATACCCATGATCTCTGAAAAAAAGCGGACGCTTTCCTCAAGTTTCGGCGTTAACAATTCCACATGTGCCATGTGGGCAATATCCCATTGAATCGTATCCATTTTTATAATTCAGTTTATTAATTATCTGATATTTATCGAAATCCCCCTCAAGGAACCAGCCCAAGCCAAGGCACTACCACAAGCATCAAAGCGGTAAGAATAATCACCCAAAATACGCTTATCACCAAACCGGGCCAAAGCATGTCAGTCATTCGATAATAACCTTTTGAATAGGTTATTAAGGCTACGGCGTCCAGAGGAAGTAGGAAGGCGCACGAGGCAGTAAAAATAACGGGTAGCGCCAATAAAATAGGCGGTTGACCGATTGCGATTGCGAGGGCAACGATAGGCGGAATCATCACCGCGTTTACCACGGGCCCAATCGGCACCACAAAGTGAATTAGAACTGTAAAGGTGCTGATCGCAATAATGAGCCAGAGAACGCTTATCCCACCGGCTCCATCGAAAATAGAGGACACCACCCAGGTTGCGAGGCCGGTATCACGACTGGCCAGGCCGATCGAGGAAACGGCTCCGATCATTAAAAGAATATCCCAGCCAATACCCTTGGATACCTCTTTCCAGGTTGAAACACCAATTCCCGGCAGAAAAAAAACAACCGAACCAATCAGCGCGATCATGGTCACATCCAAAGCCTTTGGATACCAGTTACTTAGTATCCATAATATTATTACGGTACCAAAAATTACCATCACCTTTTTCTGGCCAGTGCTAAACGGCTCTTTCGATGGGTCTTTTTCTCCCGGATTCTCTGATATGTTCGAAATCTCGGGTGGAAAGAATTTCAGGAGTACGAACCAGGAAATAGGAATAAGTAACACAACCATGGGAATGCCAATAGCCATCCATTTTAAAAATGGAACCTCTCCCCCACCCAGATCCGCGAGCATGACCAGTCCCATGATGTTAATCGAACTGCCCGCCGGAGTGGCAATGCCACCAATAAACGCGGCGATCGTTATACCGAGCATCAGGACTTTTCCGAAATTGGAGGACCCTGGTTTCAAATTCTCTTGCTGAAGGATTCCTAACCCGAGAGCCATCCATAGTGCGCAGGCCGGCACGTCCGACATAACCGACGAAACAACCGCAGTTCCAATCATGAAAGCCAGCAGTATTTTTCGCGTATCGGTTCCAGACTTGGATAAGAGCCACTGCGCAAAGCGACTATCCAATTTGGTTTCTCTCACTACCGCTGCGAAGACAAACATGGCTAGGACAAAGAAAAATACTGGACTGATAAAATTGCTTGAGGCCTGACGTAACGTTGCCGATCCGACCAATGCCTGACCGCCTATTGCCAGTATCGACGTGACAGGAATAGGTAGTGCTTCAGTCACCCACAGAATAAGACAAGCAACAGTCAGAGCCATCAAGCGATGGCCCTCGCTGCTCAGAGAATCGGCTACTGGCAGGAAAAGGATCAGGAAAAATGCTGCCAGGGCAATGATACAACCTTTCAAAGAACTTGTAGTTTTCTGTATAGACATAGCATCTGTAATCTTTTATTTAAGTTGCTTGGAGGGTGATTGATAGGAAATTCAATTTTGTTTAGGAAAATTGAATGGAGGTCACGAATTTCTTATACGGATGGCGATATTGTTGATGCTCTTATTGAGCGCAACTGTTATCTCTATGAAACAAAGAATACGAAGTTTATTGTTTAGATATAGTGAATAAGGCTTTTCCAAGAGTGGATCTGTGGCTATGCCGCGATTGTCTGTTCCATCTGCCCCCGGATACAAGCTTTTCGGCGATCTGGCGCTTGTGCCAGGGGCTCACAGCTTTTTTCCAGAGTCTCCTTTAAAGGCTCTTTGCTCAGCATCTCGTCTGCGAACATTCGCTTGAGCCTAGCGTTCTCCTTCTTAAGCTCTTTGAGCTGTTCGGCCTGATCGACCTCCATAATGCCGAGCTCCTTCTTCCAGCGGTGGGTACACCATAGGCCTAAGTCCAGGCAATGGAACCTATAAACAGCGTCGCATGAGTAGTGGCACTAACACGCTCAACTATAATCTCTATACTGCCGCTAGCCGCGAATTTGTTTGGGAAGATGCTACTACTAGTAGAGCCACAGTAAGTGGCAGTGGTACAGGTACGAGCACAAATCATGTGGTTTACGGACGCATACCAGCCCGCCAGAACATACGCGCAGGAAGTTACAGCGACACTGTCAATTTAATTGTAACTTTTTGATAAAATATCTATTTAAAAATATGTGATTCGCGAGAGAGTATTTTATTTTGGTATGGATACATTACATATAGATTTTTTCGAATTATTCAGAAAACTTTGCGTGTGTTTCCAGTCGATTTTTGATTTACTTAGTCTGACAACACCCTACTTTTGATTATGCTGTTGTGAATTCTGGGAATTAATCCAAGCATAAGTAACTTCCATTCCTGCTCTTAAAGTTTGCGAAGGCGCCCAACCCAAAACTTCAGTGATCAAACGATTGTTAGAATTTCTACCACGCACACCCTCTGGACCTGCAATGTTGGCAATGTTGATATTCTTGCCAGATATGCTAGCGATCAATTTGACTAAATCATTTACTGAGATCATTTCATCAGATCCAATGTTGACTGGAAAATCGACATCAGAACGCATTAGGCGAATTGTGGCTTCAATGCACTCGTCTACAAATAGGAATGATCTAGTTTGAAGGCCGTCACCCCATACTTCAATTGCGTCACCGTCCTTGGCCATTGCCACTTTACGACATAGGGCAGCGGGAGCTTTTTCTTTGCCACCCTCCCAAGTGCCATTTGGCCCAAATATATTGTGATAACGCCCAACGCGGCATTTCATGTCAAAGTTGCGGTTGTATGAAA
Coding sequences within it:
- a CDS encoding SLC13 family permease, with the translated sequence MSIQKTTSSLKGCIIALAAFFLILFLPVADSLSSEGHRLMALTVACLILWVTEALPIPVTSILAIGGQALVGSATLRQASSNFISPVFFFVLAMFVFAAVVRETKLDSRFAQWLLSKSGTDTRKILLAFMIGTAVVSSVMSDVPACALWMALGLGILQQENLKPGSSNFGKVLMLGITIAAFIGGIATPAGSSINIMGLVMLADLGGGEVPFLKWMAIGIPMVVLLIPISWFVLLKFFPPEISNISENPGEKDPSKEPFSTGQKKVMVIFGTVIILWILSNWYPKALDVTMIALIGSVVFFLPGIGVSTWKEVSKGIGWDILLMIGAVSSIGLASRDTGLATWVVSSIFDGAGGISVLWLIIAISTFTVLIHFVVPIGPVVNAVMIPPIVALAIAIGQPPILLALPVIFTASCAFLLPLDAVALITYSKGYYRMTDMLWPGLVISVFWVIILTALMLVVVPWLGLVP
- a CDS encoding VOC family protein; translation: MDTIQWDIAHMAHVELLTPKLEESVRFFSEIMGMSISDEKGDSVYLRAYDDYEHHTLKLTAHTHADLGHYAWRLRSSEILECKAKAIEATGHGLGWTEGDLGQGRSFQFRMPSGQLTEIYFESEKYQSSKEDASALKNTASKFPGRGMNVRRLDHLNLLAPDVAAFQDFQLNTLGGRLTETIISDEDRVLGAWFSVNSKSYDLAVTEDHLQGAKGRFHHVTFAVNSREEVLIAADIALENGITIETGPHKHAIQQTFFLYLFEPGGHRVEIANSTARLVLDPDYKPIVWSLDERKKGQAWGLQTVKSFHTRGSPMPEDSENNV
- a CDS encoding PIG-L deacetylase family protein, with translation METKRKLLVVGAHAADFVWRAGGTIAKTAEQGGEVLNLTLSYGERGESGVLWKEDPNRSIEDVKQLRHEMSAEASEILGCEFRCLDWGDYPMVVNDERVQQLADIIREFEPNVILTHSAKDPFNPDHPLTCQTVEKARLLSAGAGVDAAFKTITPPLWYSFEPHQPELSGFVPDTYVDITSVFEKKKAAMACMRAQTYLQIYYTELGDRRGNHARRISGKKPVKFAEAFQSKVPVILDTIVPDIHFD
- a CDS encoding 4-carboxy-4-hydroxy-2-oxoadipate aldolase/oxaloacetate decarboxylase, which translates into the protein MITAEQIKTLSQFGTATLHEALGQIGDLPCQIKPLHPAMRICGPTYTVKCKAHMNINLHRAYAYARPGDVIVADCSGAYDAGYWGDLLTSGAMKQGVAGLVIDSCIRDADAIEELGFPIFCRGLCIKGTGKDPEGCLNEPITIGDISIHPGDIAVGDRDGVVIVPQDRVEEAIEKAQAREDKEAAVRVRLNAGETSLKIYEWDKKFGY
- a CDS encoding NAD-dependent epimerase/dehydratase family protein, with the translated sequence MKKALVLGAGGFIGGHLVKCLKSEGFWVRGVDLKLHEHAQTKADDFVVGDLRDQKFVRSIFDCRFDEVYQLAADMGGAGYLFTGENDANVMHNSAMINLNVLDASLKCDIKNVFYSSSACIYPTHNQLEPNNPNCAEDSAYPANPDSEYGWEKLFSERLYLSYNRNFDMKCRVGRYHNIFGPNGTWEGGKEKAPAALCRKVAMAKDGDAIEVWGDGLQTRSFLFVDECIEATIRLMRSDVDFPVNIGSDEMISVNDLVKLIASISGKNINIANIAGPEGVRGRNSNNRLITEVLGWAPSQTLRAGMEVTYAWINSQNSQQHNQK
- a CDS encoding PrpF domain-containing protein, yielding MQIRGGSSKGIFFDTADLPESGEERDKVILAAMEGLRPGDIRQIDGLGGGDLLTAKVALVSRSAREDADLDYLFLQVVVGEGRLSAAQGCGNILAGLLHFAIESGMLSPTDPTTKAVVHMVNNGGLCEVTVQTPDFKLAVAGSAKVDAVQGIGAPVICNYLETVGINCGKLLPTGSVLDEVDGVQVTCVDNGMPVVALRVTDFGITGYESKEELDSNEDLKERLESIRLQMGPKMNLGDVSHLTVPKMCLLSPPRSGGLMNTRTFIPHQCHAAIGVMGAFSVAVVGLLPGSIAEGIANVPNDFASVILEHPSGQFTLSLKSSSKNSELEIHETGAIRTARIISKGEVYIP